The genome window CGTTTAGCCTTGGTGGTAGTGGACCGGTAATCTGGTCATACTTTGCAGAATTCCAGCCCAAGTCCAAGCGTGGCTCTATGCTCTCCTTTATGGCAGCATTTTGGACCCTTGGTAATCTCTTTGTTGCTGGTGAGTAACCGATCCAGGtttacaattatttattaatcggaAGAACAAATTCATAAGTATGAAAAACATAAACGAATGTTGGTTTGTTTTATCCGTTTGCAGGACTGGCGTGGTTGATAATCCCTCACGACATTGGTATCACGAATTTGACTTTCACATACAACTCTTGGCGAATATTCCTGCTGATCTGCGCTGTTCCCTCCTTCATCGTCGCGGGGCTGCTCCTGCTGCTCCCAGAATCTCCAAAATATCTTTTGTCACGTGGTCGATATGAGGAAGCTCTTAATATCTTCCGTGGCATTTATGCCATCAATACCGGCAAACCGCGTGACAGTTACACGGTGCGCGTCAATTTAAATATGAAATACcagttgtcaaattttcaattttccattatatattattgaacgttgttgttgttgctgttgtttgTACACAGGTAAAAGAGTTAATCCTCGATGACCTTTATCGTGAACCGGAGCCGGTCAAAACTGGTGCTCCTGAAAAGAACAAGTACAAGATAATGCTCGGTGACATAATGGACAATAGTAAACAGCTATTTGTCTCGCCGATTTTACGCTTCACCATTATATCGATCATCATCAATTTCACTTTTCACATCGGTTATTACGGCCTCATGATGTGGTTCCCAGAATTGTTTAATCGTTTCGACGAGTACAATCGCGATCATCCGAATCAGAGCGCCTCCATTTGTCAAGTCACCGATTACGTTGTCAACAACGGATCTCACAGTATCGAACGAGAGTGcaccaataaaattgaatCCAATGTATTTATGGAATCTCTCATAACCGTTGCGTCCGCCATACCGGCAAATATACTCGCTGTTCTTGGTATGGATCGTCTTGGACGCAAGTTCTTTCTTGGTCAGTTTACATCATCTCGTTTCGTATAAAATCCCAAAAGTCACACAACAAattgttactttttatttcgaataagcGCATTTAATCGGCCCAAGCCAGCTTCGAATTACATTATTTcgcgttttatttttattcaattgtttCTTTAAATTTTCAGTCTTCAGTACTCTTTCGTCAGGTGGTTGCGCCGTTGGTTTGTACTTTGTGTTCAGCAAGACCCAGAATCTCATCGTATCGGCGACATTCAGCGGTGTCATAAGTTGCGGGAACGCAGCTTTGGATTGTCTCATCACCGAAGTATTCCCGACGAATTTGCGAGCAACCGGTATCGCTATTTCAATGGTTGCGGCTCGTCTCGGTGGTATTATTGGCAATCTCGTCATAGCTCAGCTATTGGATCTGTATTGTCCAGCTCCAACTTTTATCGTTGCGGCTCTTCTCATAGGTAATCTCgtcatcatatttttcatccaaaaatatcgttcatatagttttatttttttatcatcgagCTTCTTATTAAACTCTTATTCCGAATCGCGGATCCTCATACCACAAAAacaattcaacaatttttcttccttttttttcaggaGGAGGTTTGCTGTGCTTATTTTTACCGAACACAACGCGCGAACCACTCTCTTGACACCACCAAAACACAGCAGCTCTACCTGATAATTCCATATGTATAGTCATTATGCATTTTCTTTTGTATCAAAGTATAAAGCATTTCAAAGGAGGACTAAAtgtaaagacgaaaaaaaaagacaacgaGACGAGGGATCGAGGAAATCCAACGACTGCGCAAACGTGTCTCTAAAAAAAGacgagaaaaattaaatgtCGTTCAagttgatatatatatatatatatatatatatatatatatatatagcggAGATATAaagtaaaattattattaatatcgaattgattttcaaacaccgacgaaatatttataTGATATCGCACGTTGCACAAACGGGAATTCGTTGATTTTGGATATACATTTCATATGTTTTATATTATCAACGGAATGTTGGTTCTCTATGCGTGTGaaggaaaaatagagaaaaaaaaaatgaaaaatgtgagcGTCCGAAGAGCGATAAATCAACGTGCACCGATTAACTCGGCGGTTTGCTGCAGAGCAATATTGACGCCAAAGTGCTCAAGTCTCCCTATAGATATGTAACAGTAATTAACTGCGtgcgtttttgttttctttcacttCTCGTCGTACACACACGTTTATCCTTAATCCAAACAGTCATCCGCCACCATAAACTTTCTATCTAACCATTCGTAACGAAAGTtattaaaatatcaaaaatctTTTACTTCTCGTGTATCAATCTCATTTGCTCGCACGGTTTTTCCGTACGTCGCAAGGAAAACAAAATGTGTacgtattatttttaattgacaGGCTCTCATTGTCCGATTATGTAGGGTCTCCAGATTTCCAGTAGTTATcgtttcaaatctttttttttttatatgtttaaGACTTATCCGATACCGACACTTTGTAAAGGATGTtacaaaaatagaaataactATATCATTTCTGTAGTTTTCTTCGTACTTCTT of Venturia canescens isolate UGA chromosome 6, ASM1945775v1, whole genome shotgun sequence contains these proteins:
- the LOC122412057 gene encoding synaptic vesicle glycoprotein 2B isoform X1 is translated as MERFMNISRRLERRFGGRWKGKGVTIPLRSTRLPVYKAFSFVLALRLFPLRATFHQETWHAVQQYGKFHYFLLAVCGFVSTSEEMDVISMSFILPSAQCDLKLDTQAKGWLNSIIFIGMMAGAYAWGSVADALGRRKVLIAISFMNAVCIVASSFSQSYELFMFFRFLNGAALGGSGPVIWSYFAEFQPKSKRGSMLSFMAAFWTLGNLFVAGLAWLIIPHDIGITNLTFTYNSWRIFLLICAVPSFIVAGLLLLLPESPKYLLSRGRYEEALNIFRGIYAINTGKPRDSYTVKELILDDLYREPEPVKTGAPEKNKYKIMLGDIMDNSKQLFVSPILRFTIISIIINFTFHIGYYGLMMWFPELFNRFDEYNRDHPNQSASICQVTDYVVNNGSHSIERECTNKIESNVFMESLITVASAIPANILAVLGMDRLGRKFFLVFSTLSSGGCAVGLYFVFSKTQNLIVSATFSGVISCGNAALDCLITEVFPTNLRATGIAISMVAARLGGIIGNLVIAQLLDLYCPAPTFIVAALLIGGGLLCLFLPNTTREPLS
- the LOC122412057 gene encoding synaptic vesicle glycoprotein 2B isoform X2, whose translation is MVEGEPDSKHNHKCDVKDDRLNGCGSKDLELAGIGSKGKTLDPEKGSYLKADFEKAIELTEYGKFHYFLLAVCGFVSTSEEMDVISMSFILPSAQCDLKLDTQAKGWLNSIIFIGMMAGAYAWGSVADALGRRKVLIAISFMNAVCIVASSFSQSYELFMFFRFLNGAALGGSGPVIWSYFAEFQPKSKRGSMLSFMAAFWTLGNLFVAGLAWLIIPHDIGITNLTFTYNSWRIFLLICAVPSFIVAGLLLLLPESPKYLLSRGRYEEALNIFRGIYAINTGKPRDSYTVKELILDDLYREPEPVKTGAPEKNKYKIMLGDIMDNSKQLFVSPILRFTIISIIINFTFHIGYYGLMMWFPELFNRFDEYNRDHPNQSASICQVTDYVVNNGSHSIERECTNKIESNVFMESLITVASAIPANILAVLGMDRLGRKFFLVFSTLSSGGCAVGLYFVFSKTQNLIVSATFSGVISCGNAALDCLITEVFPTNLRATGIAISMVAARLGGIIGNLVIAQLLDLYCPAPTFIVAALLIGGGLLCLFLPNTTREPLS